From one Dysidea avara chromosome 9, odDysAvar1.4, whole genome shotgun sequence genomic stretch:
- the LOC136266119 gene encoding eukaryotic translation initiation factor 3 subunit G-like, translating into MSLEDDFTRPGNNEGSSWAALMEEEESSKITPDNLPKPSETIDGNTKTVIEFSVNDTGKVVKTTRIYRIERRRVSKGILKRKMWKRFGDAENDKGSGPDPATTQVADEVFLTLTTSKENLDQSETEMLKKALGPKMVSCRICKGDHWTTKCPFKDTMKMDDPDDSKGNMAPGDNKPELGGPPTTKYIPPSLRGEGASRQGESMNRGGRDDTATVRVTNLSEETKEQDLRDLFGHFGPIHRVYLAKDKTMQRSKGFAFINYYKRTDAQMAIQELDGHGYDHLILKVEWAKPSGRD; encoded by the exons ATGTCGCTTGAAGATGACTTTACAAG GCCCGGCAACAATGAGGGCTCAAGTTGGGCTGCTCTAATGGAGGAAGAGGAGAGCAGTAAGATCACACCAG ACAACCTACCAAAGCCTAGTGAGACAATCGATGGTAATACCAAGACAGTCATAGAATTTAGTGTGAATGATACTGGCAAAGTTGTGAAG ACAACAAGAATATACAGGATTGAGAGGAGGAGAGTATCCAAGGGTATCCTGAAGAGAAAG ATGTGGAAAAGATTCGGTGATGCAGAGAACGATAAGGGCTCAGGTCCTGACCCGGCAACCACACAAGTTGCTGACGAAGTATTTCTAACATTGACGACTAGCAAAGAG AATTTGGACCAAAGTGAAACAGAGATGCTAAAGAAGGCTCTTGGCCCCAAGATGGTGTCATGTCGTATCTGCAAGGGTGATCATTGGACCACTAAATGTCCTTTTAAGGATACAATGAAGATGGACGACCCTGATGATTCAAAAG GCAATATGGCACCAGGAGACAACAAACCAGAACTGGGGGGTCCACCCACAACCAAGTATATTCCCCCAAGCCTCAGGGGGGAGGGGGCATCAAGACAAGGAGAGTCGATGAACCGCGGTGGAAGAG ATGATACGGCAACTGTCAGAGTTACTAACTTGTCTGAGGAGACAAAGGAACAAGACTTGAGGGACCTGTTCGGCCATTTTGGTCCAATTCATCGTGTCTACTTGGCCAAGGATAAGACAATGCAACGCTCAAAG GGATTTGCCTTCATCAACTACTATAAACGTACCGATGCTCAGATGGCTATCCAAGAATTAGATGGACATGGCTATGACCATCTAATCCTCAAAGTGGAATGGGCAAA ACCATCTGGGAGAGACTAA
- the LOC136267621 gene encoding leucine-rich repeat serine/threonine-protein kinase 1-like produces the protein MSVNWMYTEVVQLFGCWTEEDDLAMAIRTTPNMKMMEEQIPFGYKEFGEELINFAVRPYRERGIFPILNYSNLESIATSDQFDIRKEEVKAILLFLQSKGLLVHFEFANLSKYYFTDPEWLNSLFVLLVSKQSSITRHNPGFGHRTGLVQRNHLEEYLMKKKILKEHVKDFITLLENCHIVIPVEFNMLLVPALLDDDPPSLKLMLGTFPRPLTLGPIPEQPKHLSTAIAAAPPIHILSTRVVVRRLYVFYGIPIGFWPQLISHFYTEKVFFQIINKALSQCSENAGEEYAPRWTYSKRNIWLTVKNTTLLTVGVAGRDYMDMNQNTKYNKIDLTNLHYISKGRWMKSQFKFHSGVLIEVNDVAFIHKSNYNSKRTIKCVPEMFQHTAELLTFAVETIDKLVSEVFSQPTFLGDPTWVKELIPCPLCLGDEPVDKFDLPEAAKLQEQVCCCRKHHTIQDLSQEKNIIYYFHINQCLLKADTGDGIACPKHGYLQVDCLAPDLMFLDIPADKVYSPDSFSQHYGEMDKEKSGAFGNVFKDYQKNVTIKIIKSHSLSGDNVVESTYKSVRKEIDKLLYFKEHDNIVKILGIFSKPHGIVLELAPMGDLQSIIDKYRYRDNFICSTALLLTMQQISSALEYFHGQRIVHRNVKPSSIVVFSYPDENHVSANNPQKWNCESCLCVSGTKVLVKLSDFGIGVRVTAFRYPHNEDGYKAPEVVSIPNSDNEKVDIYSLGMILYVMLTLRNVPLKGVPNFGQLIAAGKRPKITSMDPVYPVIFYECIHHCWKQDYFKRPSAEEVSTQLQNSHSSPINKHTIVTFSSISTIAVVYANGVQCLWAVTECPVRRQDDPSVRSRLELTVIQQSHPSRLEFMSVGKLPSNIDDKICVCQLHRSAVVGYADKLAIYDASNKTLTTRYQPTACAKCTCELKCLEVYANNLTALFAGQSLGNVHLLSLEDNQHPDSWVKYCYELRGEVLETMKACWCETHVELWCSTGPDLIEILRFPVDVAECDHQQIQDNIISLPLTTTGLVVAIECCVADDHLLVFTMAEQASVVTCWDGHSKEIIRIVSLSENVTCIRVVEPNLYIGTESGDCMSVELQSVTRDPDQIMNVLPHSPLERYAHRGPVQALIAAHGTMGCQGNLIKVFLSPEGEDHHGNEFRQGVACSLVLSIGRGYSSPWNSEKDTEKDTDDPDKEEEEGDNNLCVLVHLV, from the exons ATCAATTGCAACTTCTGATCAATTTGATATCCGTAAAGAAGAAGTGAAGGCAATTTTGCTGTTTTTACAGAGTAAAG GACTTCTTGTTCATTTTGAATTTGCAAACCTTTCAAAGTACTATTTTACTGATCCTGAATGGTTAAATTCTCTGTTTGTATTGTTGGTGTCCAAGCAAAGTTCTATAACTCGTCATAATCCAGGATTTG GTCATCGCACTGGACTCGTTCAGAGAAACCACCTGGAAGAATACCTTATGAAGAAGAAAATCCTAAAAGAACATGTAAAAGATTTTATTACATTGCTGGAGAACTGTCACATTGTCATCCCAGTAGAATTCAATATGTTGCTAGTACCAGCCTTGTTAGATGATGATCCCCCCAGTCTAAAATTGATGTTAGGGACTTTCCCTCGTCCACTTACTCTTGGACCAATCCCAGAACAACCTAAACATCTTTCAACAGCAATTGCTGCTGCTCCACCAATACATATTTTAAGTACTAGGGTTGTGGTACGTCGACTGTATGTCTTTTATGGAATTCCTATTGgcttttggccacaactaattTCCCATTTTTATACTGAGAAAGTGTTCTTTCAGATTATCAACAAGGCATTGAGTCAGTGCAGTGAAAACGCTGGCGAAGAATATGCTCCAAGGTGGACTTACTCCAAACGCAATATTTGGCTTACAGTCAAGAATACCACCTTGTTGACAGTAGGTGTTGCTGGCAGGGACTATATGGACATGAATCAGAAtacaaaatacaacaaaatagACTTGACCAACTTACACTATATCAGTAAAGGTCGGTGGATGAAATCACAATTTAAGTTTCATTCTGGTGTCTTGATTGAAGTAAATGATGTTGCATTCATTCATAAATCTAATTACAATTCTAAACGAACAATTAAATGTGTCCCAGAGATGTTCCAGCATACTGCTGAGCTATTGACATTTGCTGTTGAAACAATTGATAAGTTAGTGTCAGAAGTGTTCAGCCAGCCAACATTTCTTGGTGACCCAACTTGGGTGAAGGAACTAATCCCTTGTCCATTATGCCTAGGGGATGAGCCAGTTGATAAGTTTGATTTACCTGAAGCAGCAAAGCTACAGGAGCAGGTGTGCTGTTGCCGTAAGCATCACACCATTCAAGACTTGTCTCAAGAAAAGAATATCATTTACTACTTTCACATTAATCAGTGTCTATTGAAGGCTGACACTGGTGATGGAATAGCTTGTCCTAAACATGGATACCTACAGGTTGACTGTCTAGCCCCAGACCTG ATGTTCCTGGATATACCAGCAGACAAAGTGTATTCTCCTGATTCATTCAGTCAGCACTATGGAGAGATGGATAAAGAAAAATCTGGTGCATTTGGTAATGTTTTCAAG GACTACCAAAAGAATGTGACAATTAAAATCATCAAATCACATTCTTTGTCTGGTGATAATGTCGTTGAAAGTACTTACAAAAGTGTTCGCAAAGAGATAGACAAGTTGCTCTACTTTAAAGAACATGATAACATAGTAAAAATTCTTGGCATCTTTTCAAAGCCTCATGGGATTGTGCTGGAGTTAGCCCCTATGGGGGACCTGCAATCAATTATTGATAAGTATCGGTACAGAGATAACTTTATATGCTCTACAGCTCTGCTGCTCACAATGCAACAA ATTTCATCTGCTTTGGAATACTTCCATGGGCAAAGAATAGTCCATAGAAACGTAAAGCCAAGTAGCATTGTAGTATTCTCATATCCTGATGAGAACCATGTATCTGCTAACAACCCTCAGAAATGGAACTGTGAGAGTTGCTTATGTGTTAGTGGCACTAAAGTGCTTGTGAAACTGAGTGACTTTGGAATTGGGGTCAGAGTCACTGCATTCCGGTACCCGCATAATGAAGATGGTTACAAAGCTCCTGAAGTTGTCAGCATTCCAAACAGTGACAATGAAAAG GTGGACATCTACTCCTTAGGAATGATACTGTATGTGATGTTGACATTGAGAAATGTCCCACTAAAAGGAGTTCCTAATTTTGGACAATTAATTGCAGCAGGAAAACGACCAAAAATTACATCAATG GATCCAGTTTACCCAGTTATATTTTACGAATGTATCCATCACTGTTGGAAACAAGATTACTTCAAGCGTCCATCTGCAGAGGAAGTGTCTACCCAGCTGCAAAATTCTCATTCATCTCCCATTAATAAGCACACAATAGTCACATTTAGCTCTATTTCCACCATTGCTGTGGTGTATGCCAatggtgtgcagtgtttgtgGGCTGTTACTGAATGTCCTGTAAGAAGGCAAGATGACCCTAGTGTACGATCAAGGCTTGAGTTAACAGTGATACAACAAAGCCACCCATCTAGATTGGAGTTCATG TCTGTTGGAAAGCTACCATCTAATATTGATGATAAGATATGTGTGTGTCAGCTACACAGATCAGCGGTGGTGGGTTATGCTGACAAGTTAGCCATCTATGATGCATCTAATAAGACGTTGACAACTCGATACCAACCAACAGCTTGTGCCAAATGTACTTGTGAACTGAAGTGTTTAGAGGTGTATGCTAACAACCTCACTGCCTTGTTTGCTGGTCAGTCACTTGGAAATGTCCACCTCCTGTCACTGGAAGATAATCAACACCCAGACAGCTGGGTGAAATACTGTTATGAACTGAGGGGTGAAGTGTTAGAGACAATGAAGGCTTGTTGGTGTGAGACACATGTTGAGCTATGGTGCAGTACAGGACCAGACCTCATAGAGATCCTGAGGTTTCCAGTAGATGTTGCTGAGTGTGATCATCAGCAAATACAAGATAACATCATTTCACTACCTCTGACTACAACTGGCCTGGTGGTAGCCATTGAGTGTTGTGTAGCAGATGATCACTTGTTAGTGTTCACTATGGCTGAACAGGCATCAGTGGTGACCTGTTGGGATGGCCACTCTAAGGAGATTATCAGGATTGTCAGTCTAAGTGAAAATG TCACTTGTATTAGAGTGGTGGAGCCCAACTTGTACATTGGTACTGAGTCTGGTGACTGTATGTCAGTGGAGCTACAGAGTGTAACACGTGATCCAGACCAAATCATGAATGTGTTACCACACTCCCCACTGGAGAGGTATGCTCATCGTGGACCAGTACAGGCTCTCATCGCAGCTCATGGCACCATGGGTTGCCAAGGGAATTTGATAAAAGTGTTCTTAAGCCCTGAGGGTGAGGATCACCATGGAAATGAGTTTAGACAAGGAGTGGCTTGCTCATTGGTGCTCAGCATTGGACGTGGATACAGCAGTCCTTGGAACAGTGAGAAAGACACAGAGAAGGATACAGATGATCCCGATAAAGAAGAGGAGGAAGGGGACAATAATTTGTGTGTTCTAGTACATCTGGTTTAG